A genomic window from Desulfonatronovibrio magnus includes:
- a CDS encoding TRAP transporter substrate-binding protein, with protein MKKFHYGIILFLLTLSFLFSGCSSDESGVVPAEHQTFNLSMATFWPSTAFQVAEMHNLWIQEVEHRTDGRVKINLHPGEVLLGAREIYNGVASGAADIGTTCPSYTPGMFPMIEAFELPGFINANATAASAAINEGYKTIRQELDLDEFEDVKVLFLWATGPGNIMSKRPVRTLDDMSGMEIRAVGGTVPSVESLGATTHAMPMSESYLALDQGLVNGILAPNETLRAFRLAEVVDYVTNTPFLYNVAFIKIMNKDTWNSLPQDIQNIFNEMNEEFVITYAQMMDEFSQNILEQAVNEYGIEVIDLSDEEREKWLARLTPVVQNWIDRREQRGHPASLVYEIARDLDIRFSEKYQ; from the coding sequence ATGAAGAAATTTCACTATGGCATCATTTTGTTTTTACTAACCCTTTCATTCCTTTTTTCAGGATGTTCTTCTGATGAAAGCGGGGTAGTGCCTGCAGAACATCAGACCTTTAATTTGTCCATGGCCACTTTTTGGCCCTCCACAGCCTTTCAGGTGGCTGAAATGCATAATTTATGGATCCAGGAGGTGGAACACAGAACAGACGGACGGGTCAAAATTAATCTTCATCCTGGCGAAGTGCTTCTTGGCGCAAGAGAAATATACAATGGAGTGGCCAGTGGCGCAGCAGATATTGGGACAACCTGCCCGTCTTACACTCCTGGCATGTTCCCAATGATTGAGGCCTTTGAACTGCCAGGGTTTATTAACGCCAATGCAACAGCAGCCTCAGCAGCCATCAATGAAGGTTATAAAACCATTCGCCAGGAACTGGATCTGGATGAATTTGAAGATGTCAAGGTTTTGTTTCTCTGGGCCACGGGACCAGGTAATATTATGTCCAAAAGACCGGTTAGAACTCTGGATGACATGTCAGGCATGGAAATCCGGGCTGTTGGTGGAACAGTGCCTTCAGTTGAAAGCCTGGGAGCAACAACTCACGCCATGCCCATGTCAGAGTCCTATCTTGCTCTGGATCAGGGACTGGTTAATGGCATCCTTGCCCCCAACGAAACATTGCGTGCCTTCAGACTGGCTGAGGTAGTTGACTATGTCACCAACACCCCTTTTCTATACAATGTAGCATTCATCAAAATCATGAATAAAGATACATGGAATTCACTTCCTCAGGACATTCAGAACATTTTCAATGAAATGAATGAGGAATTCGTTATTACCTACGCCCAAATGATGGATGAATTTTCACAGAATATCCTCGAACAGGCTGTTAATGAATACGGCATTGAAGTTATTGACCTTTCAGATGAAGAACGGGAAAAATGGCTTGCCAGACTGACACCAGTTGTGCAAAACTGGATTGATAGACGCGAACAGCGTGGTCATCCCGCAAGCCTGGTTTATGAAATTGCCCGTGATCTTGATATAAGGTTTTCTGAAAAATACCAGTAA
- the mgtE gene encoding magnesium transporter has protein sequence MIDKILLEEQDFLNAALEGDNSSRKLLIAKLDEYLHSSNHEIIRDFFMRLHPADSAQVIEFFSPEKACALIKFLDIEDQARIFNYLPANFEARMAKVLGRRDLAKIVSAMSHDERADLFNRLSPEQQEEILPALAQAEREDIRKLSSYAENTAGAVMTSDYCALQPDISASQAIDKLRREAPDKETIYQSFVIDKDRRLLGVVSLRELLVASPSVKVKDIMNAQPIFGSVNDEAEEIAETMSKYDLLAMPIINGNDKLVGIVTFDDVHDIIEEEATEDFHKMGSISGHGESITGVNFLQISPWLLIQKRLPWLIALVFVNLLSGAGIAFYEDTIQAVVALVFFLPLLIASGGNAGAQSATLMVRAIATGDVHAKDWMRLLGREVGIALILGGGMALAVSLIGVYRGGPEVAIVVALTMLAVVIFGSLVGCLLPFLLTRFKMDPATASAPLITSIADVGGILIYFSIATWILNIHAPV, from the coding sequence ATGATCGATAAAATTCTTCTCGAAGAACAGGATTTTTTAAATGCTGCACTTGAAGGCGACAATTCCAGCCGAAAACTTCTCATCGCCAAACTGGACGAATATCTTCATTCAAGCAATCATGAGATAATTCGCGATTTTTTCATGCGCCTGCACCCGGCTGACTCAGCCCAGGTTATTGAATTTTTCTCCCCTGAAAAGGCATGCGCTTTGATCAAATTTCTTGATATCGAAGATCAGGCCAGAATATTCAATTATCTGCCTGCCAACTTTGAGGCTAGAATGGCCAAAGTATTGGGCAGAAGAGATCTTGCCAAAATTGTCAGTGCCATGTCCCATGATGAACGGGCAGACCTTTTTAACAGGCTTTCTCCCGAACAACAGGAGGAAATACTTCCAGCCCTGGCTCAAGCAGAGAGAGAAGACATTCGCAAACTTTCATCCTATGCAGAAAATACTGCAGGTGCGGTCATGACTTCAGACTATTGCGCCCTGCAACCAGACATCTCAGCCAGCCAGGCCATTGACAAACTTAGAAGGGAGGCCCCTGACAAAGAAACCATTTATCAGTCTTTTGTCATTGATAAGGACAGAAGGCTGCTTGGGGTTGTGTCTTTGCGTGAGTTGCTCGTTGCTTCTCCTTCAGTGAAAGTTAAGGACATTATGAATGCCCAGCCGATTTTTGGAAGTGTTAATGATGAAGCAGAAGAAATTGCGGAAACCATGTCTAAGTATGACCTTCTGGCCATGCCCATCATCAATGGCAACGATAAGCTTGTGGGTATTGTTACCTTTGATGATGTGCATGATATTATTGAGGAAGAGGCAACTGAAGATTTTCATAAGATGGGCTCCATATCAGGACACGGAGAAAGTATAACCGGTGTGAACTTTCTTCAGATAAGCCCCTGGCTTTTGATCCAGAAAAGGCTGCCATGGCTCATAGCTTTGGTATTTGTCAATCTTTTGTCCGGTGCTGGCATTGCATTTTATGAAGACACCATTCAGGCCGTAGTAGCTCTGGTTTTTTTTCTGCCTCTGCTTATTGCCAGTGGCGGAAACGCCGGGGCTCAGTCAGCCACTTTGATGGTCAGGGCCATTGCTACCGGCGATGTTCATGCCAAGGACTGGATGAGGCTCTTAGGGCGTGAAGTTGGAATAGCGCTCATCCTCGGTGGGGGTATGGCACTGGCTGTTTCACTTATAGGTGTATATCGGGGCGGTCCTGAAGTGGCCATAGTTGTAGCATTGACCATGCTGGCTGTAGTAATTTTCGGAAGTCTTGTAGGATGTCTGCTGCCCTTTTTACTGACCCGATTTAAAATGGACCCGGCGACTGCCAGCGCCCCTCTCATTACTTCCATTGCTGATGTGGGTGGCATTCTTATTTATTTCAGCATTGCTACCTGGATTCTGAATATCCATGCCCCGGTCTGA
- a CDS encoding ABC transporter ATP-binding protein, whose protein sequence is MILSVRDLCIGYNKSLVLENLDFSVAPGEILTILGPNGVGKTTLLKCVNRILKPGKGAVMVEDADVFRMSSAEIARRLGYVAQKSEAGRMTAFDAILLGRKPYLKWKISENDLKIVDSAVRHMGLQHLALRHIDEMSGGELQKVCIARALVQEPTVILLDEPTSSLDLKNQMEIMRTIGHVVKEHEIAAVMTMHDLNMAFRFTDKFLFLKEGKVFHHGWRCEVNPAMVEHVYGVSVDIIEHAGQILIVPR, encoded by the coding sequence GTGATTCTTTCTGTTAGAGATCTGTGCATCGGCTATAATAAAAGTCTTGTGCTTGAAAATTTGGATTTTAGCGTAGCACCAGGCGAAATTCTTACCATATTAGGACCCAACGGTGTAGGTAAAACAACACTTTTGAAATGCGTCAACCGTATCTTAAAGCCAGGCAAAGGAGCTGTCATGGTTGAGGATGCAGATGTTTTTCGAATGAGTTCGGCTGAGATAGCGAGAAGGCTCGGTTATGTAGCACAGAAAAGTGAAGCAGGAAGGATGACTGCCTTTGATGCCATTCTTTTGGGCAGAAAGCCTTATCTTAAATGGAAAATAAGTGAAAATGATTTGAAAATTGTGGACTCTGCTGTCAGGCATATGGGGCTTCAACACCTGGCCTTGCGTCACATTGATGAAATGAGCGGGGGTGAGCTGCAAAAAGTCTGCATTGCCAGGGCTCTGGTCCAGGAGCCTACTGTTATTCTGTTAGATGAGCCTACAAGCAGTCTGGATTTGAAAAATCAGATGGAAATCATGCGCACCATAGGCCATGTGGTGAAGGAGCATGAGATTGCTGCGGTGATGACTATGCATGACTTGAATATGGCATTCAGATTTACGGACAAGTTTCTTTTTCTTAAAGAAGGTAAGGTTTTCCATCATGGCTGGAGATGCGAGGTTAACCCTGCTATGGTGGAGCACGTTTATGGCGTAAGTGTTGATATTATTGAACATGCAGGACAAATCCTTATTGTGCCCAGATAA
- a CDS encoding diguanylate cyclase, whose protein sequence is MNITPLDLHDKNREVLIVEDSNFLSYILQNAVREHLKIEPVMCTGLREAAKVLENRAHTFFAALLDLHLPDAPNGEVVDLVVGYEIPSVVFTATLSDKLRERMWSKKIVDYVLKENQENVVQVMETIKRLQKNMGMKVLVADDSNTSRKIVRNLLEVWNFTVLEAVDGQDALAKLKQEPDISMLITDYNMPKLNGVDLVKEIRRSHSKSRLPVIGLSGVGDATTSAYFLKAGANDYMHKPFIAEELYCRVRHNIETTEYIKTIRNMAEKDFLTGLYNRRYFFGIADKMFERARRDNKGLVIAMMDIDHFKKCNDQFGHDAGDEVIRFVGRTILSCVRESDLVARFGGEEYCVACAGMDGAGVKRVFEKIRSSIESTVIHFDKHDIKVTVSIGVCPVLQDSLEEMITASDKMLYEAKAQGRNQIQVLA, encoded by the coding sequence ATGAATATTACCCCGTTAGATCTTCATGATAAAAACAGAGAGGTCCTCATTGTCGAGGACAGCAATTTTCTGTCATATATTCTCCAGAATGCTGTCAGGGAGCACCTTAAGATTGAGCCTGTCATGTGCACCGGACTGCGTGAGGCTGCAAAAGTTCTTGAAAATAGAGCACATACTTTTTTTGCTGCACTTTTAGATCTGCATTTGCCGGATGCACCCAATGGTGAAGTGGTGGACCTTGTGGTCGGGTATGAAATACCTTCTGTGGTTTTTACAGCAACTTTATCTGATAAACTTCGTGAGCGAATGTGGTCCAAGAAGATTGTTGACTATGTGCTTAAAGAAAACCAGGAAAATGTTGTCCAGGTCATGGAAACCATTAAGCGCCTTCAGAAAAATATGGGCATGAAAGTGCTGGTGGCGGATGATTCCAACACAAGCCGGAAAATAGTCAGGAATTTGCTCGAAGTATGGAATTTTACTGTGCTTGAGGCTGTAGATGGTCAGGATGCATTAGCAAAACTTAAGCAGGAACCTGACATTAGTATGTTGATTACTGATTACAACATGCCCAAACTCAATGGTGTGGATCTGGTTAAAGAGATACGTCGCAGCCATTCCAAAAGCAGATTGCCAGTTATTGGGCTTTCAGGAGTCGGTGATGCCACCACTTCAGCATATTTTCTCAAGGCCGGAGCTAATGATTATATGCATAAACCTTTCATTGCCGAGGAATTGTACTGTCGTGTCAGGCATAACATTGAAACCACAGAGTACATCAAAACCATCAGAAATATGGCTGAAAAGGATTTTTTAACCGGACTTTATAATCGCAGGTACTTTTTCGGCATAGCAGACAAAATGTTTGAGAGGGCCAGAAGAGACAATAAAGGACTTGTTATCGCCATGATGGATATAGATCACTTCAAGAAATGTAATGATCAGTTCGGTCATGACGCGGGAGATGAGGTGATTCGTTTTGTTGGCCGGACTATTTTGTCCTGTGTTCGTGAATCAGATCTGGTAGCAAGATTTGGGGGCGAGGAGTACTGTGTTGCATGTGCCGGGATGGACGGCGCGGGCGTAAAAAGGGTTTTTGAAAAAATTCGTTCTTCTATTGAAAGCACTGTTATTCACTTTGATAAGCATGACATAAAAGTTACAGTGAGCATCGGGGTTTGTCCCGTACTGCAGGACAGCCTTGAAGAAATGATTACTGCTTCTGACAAGATGCTTTATGAAGCCAAGGCACAGGGCCGTAATCAGATTCAGGTTCTTGCTTAG
- a CDS encoding TAXI family TRAP transporter solute-binding subunit codes for MFTKKIFIALAVITMMAVSAPQAKAKQDILFGGASIVGVYYQVALQISNIMNRHQGSDYNYIGRPTGGSVFNINALERGAFDFGVAQSDRNWQAYNGAAEWDGKPIKSLRSVFSMHPETVMLVARQDSNINKVEDIKGKRVNIGNPGSGQRGNAMDVLRIYGIDPGSDFRAEGLQHHEAARALVDRNIDAFFYTIGNPSAAIEEPATSVDINMVHINSPGIKEMVAERPYYIMTSIPGGTYRGIDEDIETYAVTATVVTNENVPDQVVYDMVKTVFENLDELKGSHAAFRNLNVEEMLQGLSAPLHPGAEKYYKEQGWM; via the coding sequence ATGTTTACGAAAAAAATTTTTATTGCCCTGGCTGTCATTACCATGATGGCTGTGTCTGCTCCTCAGGCCAAAGCCAAACAGGACATCCTCTTTGGTGGTGCTTCCATAGTGGGAGTATATTATCAGGTAGCTCTCCAGATCAGTAACATCATGAACAGACACCAAGGCAGTGATTACAACTACATTGGCCGCCCAACCGGTGGCTCAGTGTTCAACATCAATGCTCTGGAACGAGGTGCTTTTGATTTTGGTGTTGCGCAGTCCGACCGCAACTGGCAGGCCTATAATGGAGCAGCTGAATGGGATGGCAAGCCCATCAAGTCACTGCGCAGTGTATTCAGCATGCATCCTGAAACAGTAATGCTCGTGGCAAGACAGGATAGCAACATCAACAAGGTTGAAGACATTAAGGGCAAGAGAGTGAATATCGGCAACCCTGGTTCTGGACAGCGCGGCAATGCAATGGACGTACTGCGCATTTACGGCATTGATCCGGGTTCTGATTTCAGGGCTGAAGGCCTTCAGCATCATGAAGCAGCCAGAGCTCTGGTTGACCGCAATATTGACGCTTTCTTCTACACCATTGGCAACCCCAGCGCTGCCATTGAAGAACCCGCAACTTCAGTTGACATAAACATGGTTCACATCAATTCCCCTGGCATCAAAGAAATGGTCGCTGAAAGACCATATTACATCATGACCAGCATTCCGGGCGGTACTTACAGAGGCATTGACGAAGACATCGAAACCTATGCTGTGACTGCCACAGTTGTAACCAATGAAAACGTTCCTGACCAGGTTGTTTACGATATGGTCAAAACTGTATTCGAAAACTTGGACGAACTTAAAGGCTCTCACGCAGCTTTTCGTAATCTCAATGTAGAAGAAATGCTCCAGGGTCTGTCTGCACCACTTCACCCAGGTGCTGAAAAGTATTATAAAGAACAAGGCTGGATGTAG
- a CDS encoding TRAP transporter small permease subunit, which translates to MNRLEKIIYTLAKKSSQFAQAALVLVMLVIVANILMRAWWKPLPGSYELVEILGAVILSMGAAYCAVTRGHVTVSLLVDRLSKRKQAVVDLLTGTVSFIFISIISWGMIKYGKMVFSRGLETASLSIPLYPFYFLLAAGLVMLALTAMLEVFKALNILIRSKE; encoded by the coding sequence ATGAACAGATTGGAAAAAATTATATATACTCTGGCCAAAAAAAGTTCCCAGTTTGCCCAGGCAGCCCTGGTCCTGGTTATGCTGGTAATTGTAGCCAATATTTTAATGCGTGCATGGTGGAAACCCTTACCGGGAAGCTACGAACTTGTAGAAATTCTTGGAGCCGTCATTCTATCCATGGGTGCTGCATACTGTGCGGTTACAAGGGGGCATGTTACTGTCAGCCTGCTTGTGGACAGGCTGTCCAAAAGAAAACAGGCTGTTGTAGATCTATTAACAGGCACAGTGTCATTTATATTTATTTCCATCATCAGCTGGGGCATGATCAAATACGGAAAAATGGTTTTTTCCCGTGGACTTGAAACCGCGTCATTGTCCATCCCTCTCTATCCCTTTTATTTTCTTTTAGCTGCAGGGCTTGTTATGCTTGCCCTTACTGCCATGCTGGAAGTTTTCAAAGCGTTGAACATTCTCATCAGATCAAAGGAATAA
- a CDS encoding TRAP transporter large permease produces MTPIQVGILAIVLVFILIAARMPVAYVMLIVGLAGYAHVISPAAALSIAASSIYNTFASYSLIVVPLFVWMGYIAYHAGISRRIYDAAYKVIGSLPGGLALATIGASTAFGAICGSTTATAATMSAVAVPEMKRYKYARSLATSVVASSAILGVMIPPSVIFILYGIATGESIARLFLAGILPGILLMSLFMLVTYIMVRRNPSLAPGGPKVKIKEKVKAVLRGGVEVVIIFLAVIGGVFSGYFTPTEAGAVGAAATLGVAVVRRQLTWRGFLDSLRDSIRISAMIMFLVAAATIFGRFLAVTNIPMTMAVWASELPIHPILVLAVILGIYLILGCFIDALALILLTIPIFYPVAVQLGFDPVWFGVIIVLVVGMGVITPPVGANVYVVAGIVHDTPVTTIFRGSWPYLLTILVCIAILTAFPQIALFLPGFFSG; encoded by the coding sequence GTGACCCCGATTCAAGTTGGAATCCTGGCCATAGTCCTGGTATTCATCCTTATTGCCGCTCGGATGCCGGTAGCTTACGTCATGCTCATCGTGGGCTTAGCCGGATATGCGCATGTGATTTCACCTGCTGCTGCCCTGTCCATAGCTGCCTCATCCATTTACAACACTTTCGCTTCATACTCCCTGATTGTTGTACCTCTTTTTGTCTGGATGGGTTATATTGCTTATCACGCAGGAATAAGCAGGCGTATCTATGATGCGGCATATAAAGTTATTGGCAGCTTGCCCGGAGGCCTGGCACTGGCCACTATTGGAGCCAGCACGGCCTTTGGAGCCATCTGCGGGTCTACAACTGCCACCGCTGCCACCATGAGTGCTGTAGCTGTTCCGGAAATGAAGCGCTATAAGTATGCCAGATCTCTCGCTACTTCTGTTGTGGCATCTTCTGCAATCCTCGGAGTCATGATTCCGCCAAGTGTAATATTTATTCTGTACGGCATTGCAACCGGAGAATCCATTGCAAGACTGTTTCTCGCTGGAATATTGCCCGGAATTCTGCTCATGTCTCTTTTCATGCTGGTTACCTACATCATGGTCAGACGCAATCCATCTCTCGCACCTGGAGGGCCCAAGGTCAAAATAAAGGAAAAAGTAAAAGCTGTTTTGAGGGGAGGCGTTGAGGTGGTGATAATTTTCCTGGCGGTTATCGGAGGGGTGTTTTCGGGTTACTTTACTCCCACAGAAGCTGGTGCTGTAGGTGCAGCAGCAACACTTGGGGTTGCTGTAGTCAGAAGACAATTGACATGGAGAGGTTTCCTGGATTCACTGCGAGACTCTATCCGTATTTCAGCCATGATTATGTTTCTTGTGGCAGCTGCAACAATATTCGGCAGATTCCTCGCTGTCACCAACATTCCCATGACCATGGCTGTCTGGGCCTCGGAACTTCCAATTCATCCAATCCTTGTCCTTGCCGTAATACTTGGCATTTATTTGATACTAGGCTGCTTTATTGACGCCCTGGCCCTGATCCTTCTAACTATTCCCATTTTCTATCCCGTTGCTGTTCAGCTTGGTTTTGATCCGGTCTGGTTTGGCGTCATTATTGTTCTTGTGGTGGGAATGGGAGTAATCACACCTCCTGTTGGGGCAAATGTCTATGTTGTTGCCGGTATTGTTCATGATACACCTGTCACAACAATATTTCGGGGATCATGGCCTTACCTCTTGACCATTTTAGTCTGTATTGCCATCCTGACCGCATTCCCGCAGATAGCTCTTTTTCTGCCGGGATTTTTCAGTGGATGA
- a CDS encoding host attachment protein — protein MEKIWVLAADNGRARLFETTKRTVLENEIQSLVNPAARQSVNEIVEDRPGRSPHPSDGEKRVAYTPTSDPKKHEIQQFARSLAETLNNGARDNKFQKLYILAPPSFLGMLRSELSNATQKKIAGEIDKNLAQLKMEEVRKHLPEYM, from the coding sequence ATGGAAAAAATATGGGTACTTGCGGCTGACAATGGCCGCGCGAGATTATTTGAGACCACAAAAAGAACAGTGCTTGAAAATGAAATACAGTCTCTCGTCAATCCGGCAGCAAGACAATCAGTCAATGAAATTGTTGAAGACCGCCCTGGAAGGAGCCCACACCCATCTGACGGTGAAAAGCGGGTAGCCTACACCCCAACCTCTGATCCTAAAAAGCATGAAATTCAGCAGTTTGCCCGCTCTCTTGCTGAAACCCTGAATAATGGGGCCAGAGACAACAAGTTTCAAAAGCTGTATATTCTGGCTCCTCCTTCTTTTCTTGGCATGCTCAGGTCTGAACTAAGCAATGCAACTCAGAAAAAGATAGCAGGGGAAATTGATAAAAATCTGGCGCAGCTGAAAATGGAGGAAGTCAGGAAACATCTGCCTGAATACATGTAG
- a CDS encoding FecCD family ABC transporter permease has translation MSHFDDGQIPFEYKTYIGRKVFFLILLLFLTGFFFILAISFGAVRIPAWDVVKALLGQSHDSRYNVIVLNIRLPHALAAFLAGAGLAAAGAAMQSILRNPLGSPFTLGISQAGAFGAAFSVMIMGSGVMQSSQLGAITIANPYLTTMIAFFFCMAASMVIVAIARMRGATPEVMVLSGVALGSLFGAGTMFLQYFADDVQLAAMVFWTFGDVSRAGWTEIRIMAIVVFFSVLYFIYNRWNYNAIDAGDETAKGLGVQVQIVRMTGMIVASLVTATIVSFLGIIGFVGLICPHIVRRIIGDDHRFLMPAACLTGGVLLLASDTVARLMLAPHVLPVSILTAFLGAPTFLYLLIRRRIR, from the coding sequence ATGTCACATTTTGATGATGGTCAAATCCCCTTTGAATACAAAACATATATAGGCCGTAAGGTTTTTTTTCTAATTCTGCTGCTGTTTTTGACAGGCTTTTTTTTTATTCTTGCCATTTCGTTTGGTGCGGTAAGAATTCCTGCCTGGGATGTTGTCAAAGCACTTTTGGGGCAGTCTCATGACAGCAGATATAACGTCATTGTTTTAAATATTCGTCTTCCACATGCTCTGGCAGCCTTTCTGGCAGGAGCAGGTCTGGCTGCTGCAGGTGCAGCCATGCAATCCATTTTACGCAATCCTCTCGGCTCTCCTTTTACTCTCGGTATTTCGCAGGCAGGTGCATTTGGAGCCGCATTCTCTGTGATGATTATGGGCAGCGGAGTAATGCAGAGCAGCCAGCTAGGAGCGATAACCATCGCCAATCCATACTTGACCACAATGATTGCCTTTTTTTTCTGTATGGCAGCTTCAATGGTGATTGTGGCTATAGCCAGAATGCGCGGTGCTACTCCTGAAGTCATGGTGCTCAGCGGTGTGGCCCTGGGCTCTCTCTTTGGAGCAGGCACCATGTTTTTGCAGTATTTTGCTGATGATGTTCAGCTGGCAGCCATGGTGTTCTGGACCTTTGGAGATGTATCGAGAGCAGGGTGGACCGAGATCAGGATTATGGCAATTGTTGTCTTTTTTTCAGTTCTCTATTTTATATATAATCGCTGGAATTACAATGCCATTGATGCTGGTGATGAGACAGCAAAAGGTCTTGGCGTGCAGGTACAGATAGTGCGCATGACAGGAATGATTGTGGCTTCTCTGGTTACCGCTACTATTGTTTCATTTCTGGGCATTATTGGATTTGTGGGATTGATATGTCCTCATATTGTCAGGCGGATAATAGGCGATGATCACAGGTTTCTGATGCCTGCTGCATGCCTGACTGGCGGGGTTCTGCTTCTTGCTTCTGATACAGTGGCCAGGCTCATGCTTGCACCACATGTTCTGCCGGTTTCCATTCTTACTGCTTTTCTCGGAGCACCGACTTTTCTATATTTGCTAATCAGAAGGAGGATCAGGTGA